Proteins from a genomic interval of Desulfuromonas sp.:
- a CDS encoding triose-phosphate isomerase, with protein MRTPLIAGNWKLNKTLPESVELVGALKTAVKDVENVEILVAPPFTAISMLATKLAGSNIKLGAQNCWYEESGAFTGEVSPTLLKDAGCDYIIVGHSERRQLFGESNEIINKKVKAVLAADISCILCIGETLEQRESDQMFDILTAQVKEGLAGVTDMQRIVIAYEPVWAIGTGKTATSEQAQEVHSFVRGLVQGLYDPETAAATRILYGGSVKPDNVDELMSMDDVDGALVGGASLKADDFARIVKF; from the coding sequence ATGCGTACTCCATTGATCGCAGGCAACTGGAAACTGAACAAGACCCTGCCCGAGTCAGTCGAACTGGTCGGTGCATTAAAAACTGCCGTCAAGGATGTTGAGAATGTTGAGATCCTGGTCGCGCCGCCGTTTACGGCTATTTCCATGCTGGCGACCAAACTCGCCGGCAGCAATATCAAGCTCGGTGCCCAGAATTGCTGGTATGAGGAATCCGGCGCCTTCACGGGAGAAGTCTCACCAACACTGCTCAAGGATGCCGGGTGCGACTACATCATCGTTGGCCACTCCGAGCGCCGGCAGCTTTTCGGTGAATCCAACGAAATCATAAACAAAAAGGTCAAGGCGGTTCTGGCTGCCGATATTTCCTGCATCCTCTGCATCGGTGAAACCCTGGAACAGCGGGAAAGCGACCAGATGTTCGATATCCTGACAGCCCAGGTCAAAGAAGGGCTTGCCGGAGTCACCGACATGCAGCGCATCGTCATTGCCTACGAACCAGTCTGGGCAATCGGCACCGGCAAAACAGCGACCAGCGAACAGGCCCAGGAAGTTCACTCCTTTGTCCGCGGCCTGGTCCAGGGCCTGTATGACCCGGAGACGGCAGCAGCGACCCGCATCCTTTATGGCGGCAGCGTCAAACCCGACAATGTCGATGAATTGATGAGCATGGACGATGTCGATGGAGCATTGGTCGGCGGCGCCAGTCTCAAGGCCGATGACTTTGCCAGAATCGTCAAATTCTAG
- a CDS encoding preprotein translocase subunit SecG yields the protein MSTLLIVLHVLVSLALIFIVLLQSGKGAEIGVSLGSGASQTVFGAGGTKNFMHRITVSAAVIFMLTSLTLAYFYGQPGSSSIMPAQVAPAAEQPAMPDQNAAPAPTEAPAPAKEAAKPADKE from the coding sequence ATGTCGACATTACTTATTGTTTTACACGTCCTTGTCAGCCTGGCGCTGATCTTTATCGTTCTGCTGCAATCCGGGAAAGGAGCTGAAATTGGTGTTTCTCTCGGCAGCGGAGCCAGCCAGACGGTATTCGGTGCCGGCGGCACCAAAAACTTTATGCACCGTATCACAGTCAGCGCGGCAGTTATCTTCATGCTGACCAGCCTGACCCTGGCCTACTTCTACGGCCAGCCCGGGTCTTCGAGTATCATGCCGGCCCAGGTTGCACCGGCCGCCGAACAGCCAGCCATGCCGGACCAGAATGCGGCTCCGGCTCCAACTGAAGCCCCGGCCCCGGCAAAAGAAGCGGCCAAGCCTGCGGACAAGGAATAA